The sequence below is a genomic window from Coffea arabica cultivar ET-39 chromosome 8e, Coffea Arabica ET-39 HiFi, whole genome shotgun sequence.
ATAGGCATCCAAAAGGTTCTCTATACTGATCCCGAATTCGGGAAGGTTGCTTTCTGCCCACCACCTTTATCAATTATAAAGTGTCAATTAAGACCATATAGTAAATGGATACTAATCACAGAGTGTACTTAAAGAAGAAGGTGTACGAACGTTTTGTGAATACATACTGCTGCATGTTGATCCACTCAAGTTGATGCTGAGCCTGACACTCGTTGTAATCTAGTTTGGCAAGCTCCAGATAAATATTGTTGCTAATTTCAGCCACCCTAGGAAAATAAGCTGTTATCAGATTTGCCAAGTGAAATCTTAATGTAACATGAAGATTTACATTGACCAACTAAAATGACGAGATTTACAGATCTTGATTTTAAAAAAGCTGGTTAATTGCTGATCATTAATCCAAAATTGCTTCAAAATCGAGGCCAACTTAGCAGATGTACACTACCTACCGTGATGCGTGCATTCCCCCTACACCCCCCCGGCCctcgccccaaaaaaaaatccaaaatcaagaaaaagtgGAGGTAAATTTCTAAACAACCATTTGGAGTCTGTTTGgaaggcctgttttagacacaATTTTTCTTCGATTTCGTCTACAATAACATCTAAAAACaccataaaatttttaaaatacataACCGAGAACATCCAAAAGGACACACCATTGGATACTAATTGAACTTTGCAAAcgaagaaacatttcaataattaacgaTGGCCATGTAAGAGCATTTTGGATAAACATTGATGCAAATTAAATTTTTTGACACAAAGCAtacaaaaaaaaacttgttaATGCAGCACTTCGATTTTCTCTTTGGATGGATAACTGAATTCTGTATCAAGGTTTATACCACCATAAAAACTATAAATTTCCTGCTTTCgaatttatctatttatttgttTCTTGTGAACTTCTCTAAACATAGATACTTCTGaacttttgtttgtttttcaaattcattagcCAGCCGAGCTAGACTTAGATCAAATATTGAAATCACCTGTATAATGTTTTGCCAACCCAAACATCATCAGCACCACTATAATGCTCTACATAGAACCTGGCTTCAACCCGAGGTAAGTTAGCATACCATGGTATTCCAATTCCATAAGTTATCTGCACAATAGAGTAGCGTTTTTTTTAATATCTAAAAATAATTAACATTAAAACTataatgaattcaaatttgtTATTTCCTTCAAATTGCACCTCGCCAGGAATGTCCTTGGAAATAACCCACTTATCTACAAATTTGTTATTTGCTACCCTTTCCTTCAAAAAGTTGTAGGAGAATCTTTTGGCTTCGTCAAGTATATTCTCACTAGGAAATTGAACTTGAGAAGCCTTATAGAGATTTAGGATCGTCGTTGGAGATTCATTTAGCTCACCGCCAAGGCAAACGAACTTGCCTTGTTTCCTGAAGTGCTTAAAAACATCTATAGAAGCATACAAAGAAAGAAATGTTGAAAAtgagttgacaaaaaaaaaaatctcatcccATTTAACTTCAAGAATGTCAAATTTGTTTCTGTTCTTGGACCATAGACATTCCAATACAGTTCTAGGATCGTCGAGTGTGAATAATTAAAACTATTTGCATTGTTGTTAAATaccaaaaagttaaaaaagaaaaccTTGTCTAATATTAGCAGTAAGAAGTTTTATGACTTAAAGGAGGTCTGGATGTGCAACTTAGTTTGTAACTCATATGAACATCTTGAATGACAGATGGATTTATGTAAAGAATACGAAATTCGATATATCCCAAGAGAAAAGAAACTGTTCAAAAGAAACACACTAGCTATATGATAACAGAAATATgccgaaaaaagaaaaagaaaaagagaacttTCAATCTAGCTAATAACAACCTACCAGGGTTGACATTGTAGCCCAATAACCTTAGAAGCCTGAAACCCATAGAGGTGTCATCCAAATCATAAACTCTTGCATTTCTTCCACTAAATACTCCATTTTCAGTCCAATAtctgaattaaaaaaaaaaaaccattttgCAAGTAGACAAGTATACGTAACTCTTGAGTAGAGCCTAgcaattttaaattcttttgcTCATAATCTAATAAGCCATTATGTTTTCTCACCTGTATACATAGTCCAGACAGTCCTTAATCTCCAGCTTGAAGAAACGAGAAATTCCAAGGCGTTGCAAGCGATCAACGGCCCAAAGTCGTGAGAACACATCAATCGGATAGACGGTAGGTGCTGAAGAGTGAGATGACTAAATTTAGCAAATACGGGAAATTCTAGTCTAGCCATTCAATTGCAGTTTCATAGTTTGCTTGCTTATCACCACTGGATAAGAAGAGGTGAATATAGTAGGAGTAGTAAATTACCTCCACCAttgaattttgtgataataACGTTGAGATACTTCAAACAGTTGTTATCTTTGGTCTGCATAAGTGCAAAGGCAGTTGAAGATGGAGAAGTCAAGAATGATCCTTCTTCTGTTTGTAGCTTCAACAGCTTTTCCCAATTTAGGTCTTCTAATCCTTCCAAATTGTAAAGTATTGGAGTTGGTATTTCATGCATTAGGTCCTTTGGAATCCTATGATCCAATTAATAAGGGTAAACATACAGTATAACTAGTGAAAATTAATGATCACCACTTTATCACAAAATATCTTCTAATCTTACCTCCTTCCATACTCATATTATGCCTGTATAATACACGTTTGTACATGCCATTCAAAAAAAACTTTCGTATTTCATACATCTAAaaaatacttgtaattttcaattAACCATATAAAACACGGAATAAATTTTTAAGGCATTATACTTCACGAATTATacttcaatttttcaaaaaattttaaaatttgaataagAATAATGACATATTTCTTGAGTTATATAGAAAATAAGAGCAATATATATCAAGAAAATGGTAGATGGATACATATTTGAATAATAAGGTgataaattttaattaaatgtaaTGTCTCATACATAAAAATAAGTTTAAGATTAGTATATAAGTAGCATAGTCTTAGAAATCTATAGTATATTTATCCATACTTTTAGTTttgtaattttcaaatatatttgtattattCATGTATGAATTTATATGTGTAATTTTGCTGAACACGTATTTTTATGTCGAACTTTTCATCGtacttttgagaaaaaaattcaTATAACATGCTTACGTATAATATCTCATATTTTACCCATCTTATATTTTACTAACTATGATTAAAATTGTTACCTTGTTACAACTATTggtacatttttttaaaacttattAATGCACTGtaaaaattgtttttgtttttaacaaAAACAATTTGTTAATTAGGGTGGGAGAGTTGGTTGGATTGGATGATAAGTTGGCAAGAATTATAAGTAGGAGGTCTTGAATTCAAATCCTTTCacttataaaaaaaagaaaaaaagaaaaaaaagaagatgggCTAATACCTTGCAAATTTTAAAGATCTCAAACGAAAGATCTCTCTTAGAAATGGAGCATCATGGGGAATCTCAATGCCCAAACTACGAGCTCTTTCAACAAGAGGAGGAAATACAACTTCAAATCCACAAGTCATGCTATCTAAATCTTCCTTTCCCAGTTTGGATAAGTTCTCCTTGAAAAATCTTGTTCCTGATCAATAAACAATACGTAATTTCCTA
It includes:
- the LOC113702941 gene encoding copal-8-ol diphosphate hydratase, chloroplastic-like, with translation MGFRLLRLLGYNVNPDVFKHFRKQGKFVCLGGELNESPTTILNLYKASQVQFPSENILDEAKRFSYNFLKERVANNKFVDKWVISKDIPGEITYGIGIPWYANLPRVEARFYVEHYSGADDVWVGKTLYRVAEISNNIYLELAKLDYNECQAQHQLEWINMQQWWAESNLPEFGISIENLLDAYFLAAASLYEPERSIERLAWAKSTVIAQSLTIYFDEVATSTEQRNRFIAGFKGNSFSSLEKIDNGRRG